One stretch of Coleofasciculaceae cyanobacterium DNA includes these proteins:
- a CDS encoding TonB-dependent receptor: MNINYLIDLSCCGLVGYAYFLLATSVEAQVTPELSRNKVESKENKPITTFPTSAKDLLAQQNLITRVTGVELDKTNTGLEVILKTAAGGQRLVPLILPEGNDLVIDILDATLAFSIRNGVTKTNPAPGINSIALTKVNDNSIGLTVTGETQTPSAEVILSQQNLVLSINPEARRAQETPDEEIEIIATGEGQDDYYVLDASTATGTDTPIKDTPLSIQVVPQKVLEDRNVTELGDALETVGGVVSAGGRGTSVSGPGFLIRGFDGEIFRDGIAYFSLAPLSTSDVESLEVLKGPASVLFGQGQPGGIINLVSKKPLSEPFYEASFTAGNFNTYRGDLDVSGPLNDSKTVRYRLNLSYENYESFRDFVNGERFLVSPTLTWDIGANTSINFYGQYVSDRETTDEGLVAFGDGIVDVPKERFFGEDFGEFEQDQFNLGYTFNHQFNEDWSVGHTLQYIQYNPKRFGTLTDSFDESRELARTAYTTGGDYNRFFTNAEVVSKFKTGSVQHQLLFGTEYRHDAEDPSFQFPPYPSINVFNPVYTEEPFDFAPEFFRDDNVDTIGVYLQDQIQNVSTPDPVNPLFSIQTGEVASRGIELNLGGEILPGWNITTGYTYLDAFVTEDNTDIVDNSLANVPDNQFSLWTTYELQKGNLEGLGFGLGFLYLSDRFGDLDNSYTLPGYFRTDAALFYERNNWRAQLNIENLFDIDYFSASRFGNSGSRLSVDPGAPFTILSTISLEF, from the coding sequence GTGAATATTAATTATTTAATTGACCTCAGTTGTTGCGGTCTAGTTGGTTATGCTTATTTTCTGCTAGCAACTAGCGTAGAAGCACAAGTAACACCAGAGCTAAGTAGAAACAAAGTTGAATCGAAAGAGAACAAGCCAATCACAACCTTTCCTACGTCAGCTAAAGATTTACTCGCACAACAAAACCTCATTACTCGTGTTACAGGAGTAGAACTAGATAAAACTAATACAGGATTAGAAGTAATCCTCAAAACCGCAGCAGGAGGACAAAGATTAGTTCCGTTAATTTTGCCTGAAGGGAATGATTTAGTAATCGATATTTTAGATGCAACTTTAGCCTTCTCGATTAGAAACGGTGTTACTAAAACCAACCCCGCACCAGGAATAAACTCAATTGCTTTAACTAAAGTAAATGATAATAGTATTGGCTTAACTGTTACCGGAGAAACCCAAACACCAAGCGCGGAAGTAATACTATCACAGCAGAATTTAGTTTTGAGTATTAACCCTGAAGCACGTAGAGCACAAGAAACACCAGATGAAGAGATAGAAATTATTGCTACAGGGGAAGGACAAGATGATTATTATGTTCTTGATGCTAGTACAGCTACAGGAACAGATACTCCAATTAAAGATACTCCTCTGTCAATTCAAGTAGTTCCTCAAAAGGTATTAGAAGATCGTAATGTTACCGAACTAGGAGATGCCTTAGAAACTGTGGGGGGTGTGGTTTCTGCTGGTGGTAGAGGGACGAGTGTTAGTGGCCCTGGTTTTCTGATTCGGGGTTTTGATGGTGAAATTTTTCGAGATGGGATTGCTTACTTTTCTTTAGCACCCCTAAGTACCAGCGATGTTGAAAGCCTTGAAGTTTTAAAAGGACCAGCATCCGTGCTATTTGGTCAAGGACAACCAGGGGGAATTATTAACCTGGTTTCTAAAAAACCCTTAAGTGAGCCGTTTTATGAAGCTTCATTTACCGCAGGTAATTTTAATACTTACCGAGGCGATCTAGATGTTTCTGGACCTTTAAATGACTCCAAAACAGTTAGATATCGTTTGAATCTATCCTACGAAAACTACGAAAGCTTCCGCGATTTTGTTAATGGAGAAAGATTTTTAGTTTCTCCTACTTTGACGTGGGATATTGGTGCTAATACTTCTATTAATTTTTATGGTCAATATGTCAGCGATCGCGAAACTACAGATGAAGGTTTAGTTGCTTTTGGGGATGGGATAGTAGATGTACCTAAAGAACGCTTTTTCGGCGAAGATTTTGGGGAGTTTGAGCAAGATCAGTTTAATCTTGGTTACACATTCAATCATCAATTTAATGAAGATTGGTCGGTCGGACATACCTTGCAATATATACAATACAATCCGAAAAGATTTGGTACTTTAACTGATTCTTTTGATGAATCGAGAGAACTCGCACGCACTGCCTATACTACTGGCGGAGATTACAATCGGTTTTTTACTAATGCTGAAGTTGTTAGTAAATTTAAAACTGGTTCGGTTCAACATCAGCTTCTATTTGGCACTGAATACCGTCACGATGCGGAAGATCCGAGTTTTCAATTTCCTCCCTATCCCTCTATTAATGTTTTCAACCCAGTTTATACAGAAGAACCTTTTGACTTTGCTCCAGAATTTTTCCGCGATGATAATGTGGATACGATTGGAGTTTATCTTCAAGATCAAATACAAAATGTATCGACACCCGATCCAGTCAATCCGCTTTTCTCGATCCAAACAGGAGAAGTAGCCAGTCGTGGGATTGAACTCAATCTAGGAGGAGAAATTCTGCCTGGTTGGAATATTACTACTGGTTATACTTATCTCGATGCTTTTGTTACTGAAGATAATACGGATATTGTAGATAATAGTCTTGCTAATGTTCCCGACAACCAGTTTAGTCTCTGGACGACTTATGAACTACAAAAAGGTAATCTCGAAGGATTAGGTTTTGGTTTGGGATTTTTGTATTTAAGCGATCGCTTTGGTGATTTGGATAACTCCTATACTTTACCTGGCTATTTTCGTACTGATGCTGCTTTATTTTACGAACGCAATAATTGGCGCGCTCAATTAAACATTGAAAACCTGTTTGATATTGACTATTTCTCTGCGTCACGCTTTGGCAATTCTGGTTCTCGTTTGAGTGTAGATCCTGGCGCACCTTTCACTATTTTAAGCACAATTTCACTGGAGTTTTAA
- a CDS encoding MotA/TolQ/ExbB proton channel family protein translates to MSIDNLWTAGGIVSIPLLGFSLLALALIIERIIFWWRVKQNQRRLVKEVLSLYRSDRFSAIALLKKNAQIPIARIFLEAIELEQPTPDEFRLALDSAVQAEIPTLRKFGTWFQTIITASPLLGLLGTILGLIQSFAAMDLGNAAATNSSGVTGGLSEALVSTVMGLVVAIFTLLFANAFRGLYLRELAFIQEYGGQLELLNRRFHQGIREYATHK, encoded by the coding sequence ATGTCGATTGATAATTTATGGACAGCAGGAGGAATAGTAAGTATTCCGTTGCTGGGATTTTCTTTATTAGCATTGGCTTTAATTATTGAGCGGATAATTTTTTGGTGGCGAGTGAAGCAGAATCAACGTCGCCTTGTCAAAGAAGTATTATCTTTATATCGCAGCGATCGCTTTAGTGCGATCGCTCTATTGAAAAAAAATGCCCAAATACCTATTGCTCGTATCTTTTTAGAAGCGATCGAGTTGGAACAGCCGACACCCGATGAGTTTCGTTTAGCTTTAGATAGTGCGGTTCAAGCTGAAATACCGACTTTAAGAAAATTTGGTACTTGGTTTCAAACAATTATTACTGCCTCGCCTTTGTTGGGATTACTGGGTACGATTCTCGGTTTAATTCAGTCCTTTGCAGCTATGGATTTAGGTAATGCGGCTGCGACTAATTCAAGTGGTGTTACAGGAGGATTAAGCGAGGCTTTGGTTTCAACTGTAATGGGGCTGGTAGTAGCAATCTTTACCTTATTATTTGCTAATGCTTTTCGAGGACTATATCTACGGGAATTAGCCTTTATTCAAGAATACGGTGGTCAATTAGAACTGCTCAATCGTCGTTTTCATCAGGGGATCAGAGAATATGCGACCCATAAATGA
- a CDS encoding biopolymer transporter ExbD, with the protein MRPINEPEEQFDINILPMIDVIFSILAFFIISSLFLTRSQGLPVDLPSAQTAEPKQSVQMNITIEPDGKMFLDRQPIELNQLKAALTEKIEPNSESVVIINADEKVEHGTVVKVMDRLRQVPGAKMAIAAEQE; encoded by the coding sequence ATGCGACCCATAAATGAACCAGAAGAGCAGTTTGATATTAACATCCTGCCAATGATTGACGTTATTTTTTCAATTTTGGCGTTTTTTATCATTTCCAGTTTATTTCTAACGCGATCGCAAGGTTTACCTGTAGATTTACCTTCGGCACAAACGGCAGAACCGAAACAGTCAGTACAGATGAATATTACTATCGAACCTGATGGCAAAATGTTTTTAGATCGCCAACCCATTGAGTTAAATCAATTAAAAGCTGCATTAACTGAGAAAATTGAACCCAATTCGGAATCGGTGGTAATTATTAATGCCGATGAAAAAGTCGAACATGGGACTGTAGTTAAGGTGATGGATCGCTTGCGCCAAGTACCAGGAGCCAAAATGGCAATCGCAGCAGAACAAGAGTAA
- a CDS encoding PepSY-associated TM helix domain-containing protein: protein MNIRTIRNLAFSLHRYIGLAVGLILVIVGLTGSLLVFQKEIDAALVKQQFEPVIPQEKTLSLDAIANNITQAYANQPDFKLAQFDLHFDPNIYRVRLKNSEDKQLEVFANAYTGNILGERSRESTFYSKVYELHYALFAGKIGTILVGIAALLMCILAITGLILWSGWRNLISGFKIKWNGKTKRKNYDIHKLVGIIAFLFLTFTGLTGFIWNFYEQTESAIYALTFTPKPPEVKSDVTRKAPLAISQILQQANATIPEATPTFISVSTKPDEVFSVYLKQPGDAQYFANQVKIDPYSGKVLHVINSKTAKLGNRILNAFVPMHYGTFGGILTRILYVFVGLSPSILFMTGLIMYRLRRRRQPVTETSRELIERL from the coding sequence ATGAATATTAGAACAATACGCAATCTGGCTTTTTCTCTACACCGCTATATTGGTCTGGCTGTGGGACTGATATTAGTCATTGTTGGTTTAACTGGAAGCTTACTTGTCTTCCAAAAAGAAATTGATGCTGCATTAGTTAAACAACAATTTGAGCCGGTTATTCCTCAAGAAAAAACCTTATCTTTAGACGCAATTGCTAATAACATCACTCAAGCTTATGCTAATCAACCTGATTTTAAACTAGCGCAATTCGATCTGCATTTTGACCCCAATATTTATCGAGTCCGTCTCAAAAATAGTGAAGATAAACAATTAGAAGTATTTGCTAATGCTTATACAGGGAACATTTTAGGAGAGAGATCGCGCGAGAGTACTTTTTATAGCAAAGTTTACGAACTACACTATGCTCTATTTGCTGGTAAAATAGGCACGATTCTTGTCGGTATTGCAGCTTTATTAATGTGTATCCTAGCTATCACTGGTTTAATTTTATGGTCGGGATGGCGAAATTTAATATCTGGTTTTAAAATCAAATGGAATGGTAAAACAAAACGCAAAAACTACGATATTCATAAGTTGGTGGGCATTATTGCCTTTTTATTCTTGACCTTTACTGGTTTGACTGGCTTTATCTGGAATTTTTACGAACAGACAGAATCAGCTATTTATGCCTTAACTTTTACTCCCAAACCTCCAGAAGTTAAATCTGATGTTACAAGAAAAGCACCTTTAGCTATTAGTCAAATACTCCAACAAGCTAACGCAACTATCCCAGAAGCTACTCCTACTTTTATTTCTGTCTCCACTAAACCCGATGAAGTTTTTTCTGTTTACCTCAAGCAACCTGGGGATGCTCAATATTTTGCTAATCAAGTAAAAATCGATCCCTATAGTGGCAAAGTACTGCACGTTATTAATAGTAAAACTGCTAAATTGGGCAATCGCATTTTAAATGCTTTTGTTCCAATGCACTATGGTACTTTTGGCGGTATACTGACTCGTATTTTATATGTTTTCGTTGGCTTATCTCCCTCTATTCTGTTTATGACTGGCTTGATTATGTATCGTTTGCGTCGCCGTCGTCAACCAGTTACCGAAACTAGCAGAGAACTAATTGAAAGATTGTAA